The proteins below come from a single Miscanthus floridulus cultivar M001 chromosome 1, ASM1932011v1, whole genome shotgun sequence genomic window:
- the LOC136542262 gene encoding sucrose synthase 2, whose translation MGEAAGDRVLSRLHSVRERIGDSLSAHPNELVAVFTRLKNLGKGMLQPHQIIAEYNSAIPEAEREKLKDGAFEDVLRAAQEAIVIPPWVALAIRPRPGVWEYVRVNVSELAVEELRVPEYLQFKEQLVEEGPNNNFVLELDFEPFNASFPRPSLSKSIGNGVQFLNRHLSSKLFHDKESMYPLLNFLRAHNYKGMTMMLNDRIRSLSALQGALRKAEEHLSTLQADTPYSEFHHRFQELGLEKGWGDCAKRAQETIHLLLDLLEAPDPSTLEKFLGTIPMVFNVVILSPHGYFAQANVLGYPDTGGQVVYILDQVRAMENEMLLRIKQCGLDITPKILIVTRLLPDATGTTCGQRLEKVLGTEHCHILRVPFRTENGIVRKWISRFEVWPYLETYTDDVAHEIAGELQANPDLIIGNYSDGNLVACLLAHKMGVTHCTIAHALEKTKYPNSDLYWKKFEDHYHFSCQFTTDLIAMNHADFIITSTFQEIAGNKDTVGQYESHMAFTMPGLYRVVHGIDVFDPKFNIVSPGADLSIYFPYTESHKRLTSLHPEIEELLYSQTENTEHKFVLNDRNKPIIFSMARLDRVKNLTGLVELYGRNKRLQELVNLVVVCGDHGNPSKDKEEQAEFKKMFDLIEQYNLNGHIRWISAQMNRVRNGELYRYIGDTKGAFVQPAFYEAFGLTVVEAMTCGLPTFATAYGGPAEIIVHGVSGFHIDPYQGDKASALLVDFFEKCQTDSSHWNKISQGGLQRIEEKYTWKLYSERLMTLTGVYGFWKYVSNLERRETRRYLEMLYALKYRTMASTVPLAVEGEPSSK comes from the exons ATGGGGGAAGCTGCCGGCGACCGTGTCCTGAGCCGCCTCCACAGCGTCAGGGAGCGCATTGGCGATTCACTCTCTGCCCACCCCAATGAGCTTGTCGCCGTCTTCACCAG GCTGAAAAACCTTGGAAAGGGTATGCTGCAGCCCCACCAGATCATTGCCGAGTACAACAGTGCAATCCCTGAGGCTGAGCGTGAGAAGCTGAAGGATGGCGCCTTTGAGGATGTCCTGAGGGCAGCTCAG GAAGCAATTGTTATCCCCCCCTGGGTTGCACTTGCCATCCGCCCTAGGCCCGGTGTCTGGGAGTATGTGAGGGTCAACGTCAGCGAGCTCGCTGTTGAGGAGCTGAGAGTCCCTGAGTACCTGCAGTTCAAGGAACAGCTTGTGGAAGAAGG CCCCAACAATAACTTTGTTCTTGAGCTGGACTTTGAGCCATTCAATGCATCCTTCCCCCGTCCTTCTCTGTCAAAGTCCATTGGCAATGGTGTGCAGTTCCTCAACAGGCACCTGTCATCAAAGCTCTTCCATGACAAGGAGAGCATGTACCCCTTGCTCAACTTCCTTCGCGCCCACAACTACAAGGGGATG ACCATGATGTTGAATGACAGAATCCGCAGTCTCAGTGCTCTGCAAGGCGCTCTGAGGAAGGCTGAGGAGCACCTGTCCACCCTCCAAGCTGATACCCCATACTCTGAATTTCACCACAG GTTCCAGGAACTTGGTCTGGAGAAGGGTTGGGGTGACTGCGCTAAGCGCGCGCAGGAGACTATTCACCTCCTCTTGGATCTTCTTGAGGCCCCAGATCCGTCCACCCTGGAGAAGTTCCTTGGAACGATCCCCATGGTGTTCAATGTTGTTATCCTCTCCCCTCATGGTTACTTTGCTCAAGCTAATGTCTTGGGTTACCCTGACACTGGAGGCCAG GTTGTCTACATTTTGGACCAAGTCCGTGCTATGGAGAATGAAATGCTGCTGAGGATCAAGCAGTGTGGTCTTGACATCACACCAAAGATCCTTATT GTTACCAGGTTGCTCCCTGATGCAACTGGCACCACCTGTGGTCAGCggcttgagaaggtccttggcaCTGAGCACTGCCATATCCTTCGTGTGCCATTCAGAACAGAAAATGGAATTGTTCGCAAGTGGATCTCGCGTTTTGAAGTCTGGCCGTACCTGGAGACTTACACTGAT GATGTGGCACATGAGATTGCTGGAGAGCTTCAGGCCAATCCTGACCTGATCATCGGAAACTACAGTGACGGAAACCTTGTTGCGTGTTTGCTTGCGCACAAGATGGGTGTTACTCAC TGTACCATTGCCCACGCCCTTGAGAAAACTAAGTACCCTAACTCTGACCTCTACTGGAAGAAGTTTGAGGACCACTACCACTTCTCGTGCCAGTTCACCACTGACTTGATTGCTATGAACCATGCTGACTTCATTATCACAAGTACCTTCCAAGAGATTGCTGGAAA CAAGGACACCGTCGGTCAGTACGAGTCACACATGGCATTCACAATGCCTGGTCTGTACCGCGTTGTCCATGGTATTGATGTGTTTGACCCCAAGTTCAACATTGTGTCTCCTGGTGCGGACCTGTCTATCTACTTCCCATACACTGAGTCACACAAGAGGCTGACCTCCCTCCACCCGGAGATTGAGGAGCTCCTGTACAGCCAAACCGAGAACACTGAGCACAA GTTTGTGCTGAACGACAGGAACAAGCCAATCATCTTCTCCATGGCTCGTCTTGACCGCGTCAAGAACTTGACTGGTCTGGTGGAGCTGTATGGCCGGAACAAGCGCCTGCAGGAGCTGGTGAACCTTGTGGTTGTCTGCGGTGACCACGGCAACCCTTCCAAGGACAAGGAAGAGCAGGCCGAGTTCAAGAAGATGTTTGACCTCATCGAGCAGTACAACCTGAACGGGCACATCCGCTGGATCTCCGCCCAGATGAACCGTGTCCGCAACGGTGAGCTGTACCGCTACATTGGCGACACCAAGGGCGCCTTCGTGCAG CCTGCTTTCTACGAGGCTTTTGGGCTGACAGTGGTTGAGGCCATGACCTGCGGCCTGCCGACGTTCGCCACCGCCTACGGTGGTCCGGCTGAGATCATCGTGCACGGCGTGTCTGGCTTCCACATTGACCCGTACCAGGGCGACAAGGCGTCGGCCCTGCTCGTGGACTTCTTTGAGAAGTGCCAGACGGATTCGAGCCACTGGAACAAGATCTCCCAGGGCGGTCTCCAGCGTATTGAGGAGAA ATACACCTGGAAGCTGTACTCGGAGAGGCTGATGACTCTGACTGGCGTGTACGGTTTCTGGAAGTACGTGTCCAACCTGGAGCGGCGTGAGACCCGGCGGTACCTGGAGATGCTGTACGCGCTCAAGTACCGCACCATGGCCAGCACCGTGCCACTGGCCGTGGAGGGAGAGCCCTCCAGCAAGTGA